CCGCTTGCCGCGCCCCCGCAGGGGAACGGCTTGGTGTTCCCGCACGAACCGAGGACATGCGCACGTAGGGGCGCCGCTTGCCGCGCCCCCGCAGGGGAACGGCTTGGTGTTCCCGCACGAACCGAGGTCCGCGCATGTAGGGGCGCCGCTTGCCGCGCCCTCTTTCTAGACACACGCCAAACCCCGCATGCGCGGACCTGCCGCATACACCCGACGGGGCGCCGCTTGCCGCGCCCGGGACGGGCGCGTTGATTCCCGGGCGGGGAAAGGGGTACAACGTCCCCATGGCCGCAGGGGCCGGGAAACGACGCAACGCCATGCCCACAGCCCGCAACCGCGAGAAATGGACGCGCGAGGAGCATCTGCTCGCGTTCAACCTCTACTGCAAGATTCCGTTCGGCACCATCCACCACCGGAACCCGCGGCTCATCGAGCTGGCGGAACTGCTGGGGCGGACGCCCTCGTCCGTCTCCTTCAAGCTGACGAACTTCGCGCGGCTGGACCCGGCGCTGCAGGCCCGGGGCATCGCCGGACTGACCCACGGTGCCAAGGGGGAGGAGCACATCTGGCGGGCCTTTCAGGAAGATGCGGAGGCGGTGGCTTTTGAGAGCGAACGTCTCCTTGCCCAGCGCCGGGAGAAGCCGCTGGAGGTGTCGGCGGACATTGACGACCGCGACCTGCCCGCCGACGGGAAGGAGCGGGAGTCCGTTGTGCGCGTGCGGGTCAACCAGAGTTTCTTCCGCAGCCGCATCCTGTCCGCCTACGACTTCCGCTGCTGCGTCACGGGGCTGGCCGTGCCGGAACTGCTCGTCGCCAGCCACATCCGCCCGTGGAGCATGGACAAGGCCAACCGGCTGAACCCGCGCAACGGCCTATGCCTCAACGCGCTGCACGACCGCGCGTTCGACCGGGGGCTCATGTGGATCGCCGACGACCACACCGTGCGTTTCCGCCCGGCGGCCGGAAAGACGGACGATCTGGCGCGGGGCGCGCTGGAATGGCTCACCCGCTTCGAGGGCAAACGCCTGAACCTGCCCAAAGGATTCTCCCCGGACCCGGCGTTTCTCCGCTGGCACGCGGAACACGTCGCCCGCTGAAACCGGCCGTCGCGTGCGCGGCCGGCAAACCCCTTACCAGAAGACAAAGCGACTCCCATGACGGACGTGTTCACGAAAGAGAAGCGGTCGGAGGTGATGTCGCGGATCCGTTCGCGGGGGAATCTGCAGACGGAGGCGTGGGGGGTGCTTGCAATCTACGGCGGTCCGTGGCATAATTCAACTGCCGTGACGGAAAGGAGCCTCGTGTTCCCGGTCCATGGTGACTGTTGCGGGAAGTGACCCGCGGTTTACCGTCACGGGTTTTTTGTTTTCAGGCCCCATTTTCTTCCCTTGGTCCGGGGAAATTTAACGATACCGTATCCGGAGATGGTGCCGGACGGGCTGGCGGCGAAGCGTGGGCCAAGTTTTTGCAGGTATTCATAGACGGGCAGACTTTCGGCATCGCCATCCCATGCGTCCCCGTATTCCACGAACTGCCGGTACACTCCGTAGGCCACCAGATCCGCCAGTTGCAGACGCTCGTCCGCGTTGCTGTCGCTGAAGCGCAGATTCCCAATCCGGTCGAAAACAAACCCCTTTCTCAGCTGTGATCCCGCCGTCTTGAGCCGCTGGTGCTGTTTC
This genomic stretch from Candidatus Hydrogenedentota bacterium harbors:
- a CDS encoding HNH endonuclease; the encoded protein is MPTARNREKWTREEHLLAFNLYCKIPFGTIHHRNPRLIELAELLGRTPSSVSFKLTNFARLDPALQARGIAGLTHGAKGEEHIWRAFQEDAEAVAFESERLLAQRREKPLEVSADIDDRDLPADGKERESVVRVRVNQSFFRSRILSAYDFRCCVTGLAVPELLVASHIRPWSMDKANRLNPRNGLCLNALHDRAFDRGLMWIADDHTVRFRPAAGKTDDLARGALEWLTRFEGKRLNLPKGFSPDPAFLRWHAEHVAR